In Maridesulfovibrio sp., a single genomic region encodes these proteins:
- the guaB gene encoding IMP dehydrogenase has product MEKVVGQALTFDDVLLLPAYSEVLPDQVDVSAKLTEEITLGIPLVSAAMDTVTESMMAIQMARHGGVGVVHKNMSIRNQVREVERVKKSESGMVTDPITVHPDDTVGKALDLMAEFKISGFPVVKGDHLVGIITNRDVRFITDRNTPISEVMTSRNLITVQKGISSEEAKRHLHTNRIEKLLVVDEENKLTGLITIKDIDKVKKYPNAAKDSQGRLRVGAAIGVGRDLMDRSSALVQAGVDFLTLDSAHGHSKGILDAIRELRSCFPDTQIIGGNIATYDGAMALIDAGVNAVKVGIGPGSICTTRVVAGVGVPQVTAIMEAARACQERGVCVIGDGGIKFSGDVVKALVAGANTVMMGSMFAGTDESPGEKVLYQGRSYKLYRGMGSIDAMKKGSSDRYFQKDTNKLVPEGIVGRVPYKGPVSDSIYQIIGGLRSGMGYVGCANIAEMSEKAQFTRMSPAGFKESHVHDVIITKEAPNYRVDSY; this is encoded by the coding sequence ATGGAAAAGGTAGTAGGTCAGGCTCTGACTTTTGACGATGTTCTGCTTTTGCCCGCCTATTCGGAAGTTCTTCCCGATCAGGTGGACGTTTCCGCCAAACTCACCGAGGAAATCACCCTCGGAATTCCCCTTGTAAGTGCCGCCATGGATACCGTTACCGAGTCCATGATGGCTATTCAGATGGCCCGCCACGGCGGCGTCGGCGTAGTCCACAAGAATATGAGCATCCGCAATCAGGTGCGCGAAGTTGAAAGGGTCAAGAAGTCCGAATCCGGAATGGTCACCGATCCGATCACTGTGCATCCCGATGACACCGTAGGCAAGGCTCTCGACCTTATGGCCGAGTTCAAGATTTCCGGTTTCCCGGTTGTAAAGGGAGATCATCTTGTCGGCATCATAACCAACCGCGACGTTCGTTTCATCACTGACCGCAACACACCCATTTCCGAGGTGATGACCAGCCGCAACCTGATCACCGTGCAGAAAGGGATTTCCTCCGAAGAGGCCAAAAGGCATCTGCACACCAACCGCATCGAAAAACTGCTGGTTGTTGATGAGGAAAACAAGCTGACCGGTCTGATCACCATCAAGGATATCGACAAGGTCAAGAAATACCCCAACGCTGCCAAGGATTCTCAGGGCAGGCTTCGCGTGGGTGCGGCTATCGGCGTCGGACGTGACCTGATGGACAGAAGCTCCGCTCTTGTCCAGGCCGGTGTCGACTTTCTTACCCTTGACTCCGCTCACGGACATTCCAAAGGAATTCTGGACGCCATCCGCGAACTGCGTTCATGTTTTCCGGATACCCAGATCATCGGCGGCAACATCGCAACCTATGACGGCGCAATGGCTCTGATTGATGCCGGTGTAAATGCCGTTAAGGTCGGTATCGGCCCCGGTTCCATCTGCACCACCCGTGTTGTTGCCGGAGTCGGCGTTCCTCAGGTCACCGCCATCATGGAAGCCGCCAGAGCCTGCCAGGAACGCGGTGTATGCGTTATCGGAGACGGCGGGATCAAATTTTCCGGTGATGTTGTCAAGGCACTGGTCGCAGGAGCCAACACCGTCATGATGGGCTCCATGTTTGCCGGAACCGATGAAAGCCCCGGAGAAAAAGTTCTTTATCAGGGTCGCAGCTACAAACTCTACCGCGGCATGGGTTCCATTGACGCCATGAAGAAGGGCAGCTCCGACCGTTATTTCCAGAAGGACACCAACAAGCTGGTTCCTGAAGGTATTGTCGGCAGAGTTCCCTACAAGGGACCCGTTTCCGACAGTATCTACCAGATCATCGGCGGACTGCGTTCCGGCATGGGTTATGTGGGATGTGCCAACATCGCAGAAATGTCTGAAAAGGCCCAGTTTACCCGCATGTCTCCCGCAGGATTCAAGGAAAGTCACGTCCACGACGTAATCATTACCAAGGAAGCTCCCAACTACCGGGTTGATTCCTACTAA
- the tatB gene encoding Sec-independent protein translocase protein TatB, which produces MFGIGSTELLVILVVALILIGPQKLPELIKNLGRGLSEVKKMSNDVKNTLDAEISAADDERKAKEAVEKEAARKKAEAEAMERARQAEAEKQQQTDDTDSKPEAEQPVAENSVKQEKAEAGETAETAKTEAEGEKA; this is translated from the coding sequence ATGTTCGGTATCGGTTCAACAGAACTTCTTGTTATTTTGGTCGTGGCCCTGATTCTTATCGGGCCCCAGAAGCTCCCTGAACTTATCAAAAATCTTGGACGCGGTCTTTCCGAAGTCAAGAAGATGTCCAATGATGTGAAGAATACTCTGGATGCTGAGATTTCAGCTGCTGATGACGAAAGGAAGGCCAAGGAAGCAGTGGAAAAGGAAGCTGCCCGTAAGAAAGCGGAAGCTGAGGCCATGGAGCGCGCTCGCCAGGCAGAGGCGGAAAAACAGCAGCAGACTGACGATACTGACTCCAAGCCCGAAGCAGAACAGCCGGTGGCAGAAAATTCTGTGAAGCAGGAAAAAGCCGAGGCCGGAGAAACTGCAGAAACCGCAAAGACCGAAGCCGAGGGTGAAAAGGCATGA
- a CDS encoding heme exporter protein CcmB has protein sequence MLRRGLTIAAKDLRLSIGGGQGLTQAVLLGLLLIFVFSLSRPAGQLVDPQAASAIFWLASSFGLVLVFNTLFAMEEANEARLGLLSSPVPLHAVWLGKGVAGLGLLLCSQLVFLPATIVFLGQDFKGSPALFFATLLASDWGLVALGALLGAISQGQAARESLLSVILFPLLLPVLLGAIQLMTSVFSGVPLMDAQSWMGIIVAASALFSGAGLILFPFVYSGEQ, from the coding sequence ATGCTTAGACGCGGACTGACCATAGCAGCGAAAGACCTGCGTCTGTCCATCGGCGGAGGCCAGGGGCTGACTCAGGCCGTTCTATTGGGACTGCTGCTCATTTTCGTGTTCAGCCTTTCCCGTCCCGCAGGACAGCTGGTGGATCCGCAGGCGGCTTCGGCCATTTTCTGGCTGGCTTCATCCTTCGGGCTGGTTCTGGTCTTCAATACACTGTTCGCGATGGAGGAGGCCAACGAGGCCCGTTTGGGACTTCTTTCCTCTCCCGTTCCGCTTCACGCGGTCTGGCTGGGAAAAGGTGTCGCCGGACTGGGGCTGCTGCTTTGTTCGCAATTGGTCTTTCTTCCGGCCACGATTGTTTTTCTCGGGCAGGATTTCAAGGGATCACCCGCGTTGTTCTTTGCCACGCTTCTTGCTTCCGACTGGGGGCTTGTGGCGCTCGGTGCACTGCTTGGAGCCATTTCCCAGGGGCAGGCTGCACGCGAATCGCTGCTTTCGGTGATTCTTTTTCCCCTGCTGCTTCCGGTTCTTCTGGGGGCCATCCAGCTGATGACTTCCGTCTTTTCGGGAGTTCCGCTTATGGATGCGCAATCGTGGATGGGAATCATCGTGGCTGCTTCGGCGCTTTTCAGCGGAGCGGGGCTGATCCTTTTTCCTTTCGTATACAGCGGTGAACAATAA
- the livM gene encoding high-affinity branched-chain amino acid ABC transporter permease LivM — MDGLKKSIVAGLWFMFLTLPIMGVFVNSIDQSVTWHLDRVLYVGAAAFVLSFVWRFLMERKEKGRKAEEESGKEKITIMNRLLANPRIYWPALIGISLFALAFPKLFSMYQVNVMTSALIYVVLGLGLNIVVGLAGLLDLGFVAFYAVGAYSYALMNMYWGISFWVALPIGALLGAFCGILLGFPVLRLRGDYLAIVTLGFGEIIRLVLENWGEFTHGPSGISNIARPEFFGLAKGFVAQVDFMYYLMLALVVFTIFVVNRLKNSRVGRAWQALREDEIACQAMGIDKMKTKLMAFSLGATWAGMVGVVFAAKTTFINPASFTFLESAIILSIVVLGGMGSILGVILGALVLILMPEYLREFSQYRMLIFGATMVLVMVFRPQGLVRDVRKKIDISAVKKALGDVNE; from the coding sequence ATGGACGGCTTGAAAAAATCAATAGTGGCTGGCTTGTGGTTCATGTTTCTGACCCTGCCCATTATGGGGGTCTTCGTGAACTCGATAGATCAGTCCGTTACCTGGCATCTGGACCGGGTCCTTTATGTGGGGGCGGCCGCGTTTGTCCTTTCTTTTGTCTGGCGTTTCCTGATGGAGCGCAAGGAAAAGGGGCGCAAGGCCGAGGAAGAGTCCGGCAAGGAAAAAATAACCATCATGAACCGGCTGCTGGCCAATCCCAGAATCTACTGGCCTGCTCTGATCGGTATCAGCCTGTTTGCTCTGGCATTCCCGAAACTCTTTTCAATGTATCAGGTCAACGTCATGACCTCCGCACTCATCTACGTGGTGCTTGGTCTGGGGCTGAACATTGTTGTCGGTCTTGCAGGGCTTCTTGATCTGGGGTTCGTGGCCTTCTACGCCGTAGGGGCCTATTCCTACGCCCTGATGAACATGTACTGGGGAATCAGCTTCTGGGTCGCGCTGCCTATCGGCGCTCTTCTCGGAGCATTCTGCGGTATTCTGCTCGGTTTTCCTGTGCTCAGGCTTCGGGGTGACTATCTGGCTATCGTTACTCTCGGTTTCGGGGAGATCATCAGGCTCGTTCTTGAAAACTGGGGTGAGTTCACGCATGGACCTTCCGGGATATCCAACATTGCCAGACCTGAATTTTTCGGGCTTGCCAAGGGATTCGTCGCCCAGGTTGATTTTATGTACTACCTGATGCTGGCCTTGGTCGTATTCACCATTTTTGTTGTCAACCGGCTGAAAAATTCACGTGTGGGCAGGGCATGGCAGGCTCTGCGCGAAGATGAAATCGCGTGCCAGGCTATGGGGATTGACAAGATGAAGACCAAGCTCATGGCCTTCTCCCTGGGTGCTACCTGGGCCGGGATGGTCGGAGTTGTCTTTGCCGCAAAGACAACCTTTATCAACCCTGCATCGTTTACCTTTCTTGAATCGGCAATTATCCTTTCCATCGTTGTTCTAGGCGGTATGGGATCCATCCTCGGGGTTATTCTCGGTGCGCTGGTCCTCATTCTTATGCCGGAATATCTGAGAGAGTTTTCACAATACAGGATGCTTATTTTCGGCGCCACCATGGTGCTGGTGATGGTTTTCAGGCCTCAGGGGCTTGTCCGTGACGTGCGAAAGAAAATAGATATCAGTGCCGTGAAAAAGGCTTTGGGTGACGTCAATGAGTAA
- a CDS encoding ABC transporter ATP-binding protein: MSNEKRTVLEVKGVCKDFGGLRALDDVDLDVKEGEIVALIGPNGAGKTTFFNCITGIYTPTYGDVNIDPRGKGFTRINGRKPNKVTELGMARTFQNIRLFPSMSVIENVMIGCHCRTKATFLGAVLRGPGTRREEQETILKSYELLKELGLEQFADELARNLPYGAQRRLEIARALATDPFLLLLDEPAAGMNPQETLELEELIVSIKERHKISVLLIEHDMKMVMSLSDRLFVLEYGREIAHGTPEEVSTNPAVIKAYLGEDLDA, from the coding sequence ATGAGTAATGAAAAAAGAACGGTTCTGGAAGTAAAAGGCGTCTGCAAGGACTTCGGCGGCCTGCGAGCTCTTGATGATGTCGATCTTGATGTGAAGGAAGGGGAGATTGTGGCCCTTATAGGCCCCAACGGTGCAGGCAAGACTACTTTCTTCAACTGCATTACCGGTATATATACTCCCACCTACGGGGATGTGAATATTGATCCACGTGGAAAAGGATTCACCCGTATCAACGGGCGTAAGCCGAATAAAGTGACCGAGCTTGGAATGGCCCGTACATTTCAGAATATCAGGCTCTTTCCTTCCATGTCTGTCATCGAAAATGTCATGATAGGTTGTCATTGCCGCACCAAAGCAACTTTTCTCGGTGCCGTACTGCGCGGTCCGGGTACCAGGCGGGAGGAGCAGGAGACTATCCTGAAAAGCTACGAACTGCTGAAGGAGTTGGGACTGGAACAGTTCGCGGATGAACTGGCCCGCAACCTTCCGTATGGAGCACAGCGCCGACTGGAAATTGCCCGCGCCCTGGCTACGGATCCATTCCTGCTGCTGCTTGATGAGCCTGCAGCCGGTATGAACCCGCAGGAAACACTGGAGCTGGAAGAACTCATCGTGTCCATCAAGGAAAGACACAAAATTTCTGTTTTGCTTATCGAGCACGACATGAAAATGGTCATGTCCCTATCGGACCGCCTGTTCGTGCTGGAATACGGACGGGAAATAGCCCACGGTACACCTGAGGAAGTCAGCACGAATCCCGCTGTCATCAAGGCATATCTCGGAGAAGACCTCGATGCTTAA
- the ccsA gene encoding cytochrome c biogenesis protein CcsA — MNLAVAALISGIALCVGQYFIWMYAPIEVTMGLVQKIFYTHMPLAAWAMISFFVVFVFSVAYLLKRDIKFDYMAGAAAEIGVVFSGLALITGSLWGRAAWNVWWTWDPRLTTTLIMWFVYAAYLVLRTSPMSAERRSLVCAVLGVVAFVDVPLVFYSARLWRSVHPNVLGAKGGGMEPEMLTTLLVNIAAFGLFWLVLLAVRYRQIRLSGRLDARMVWDND, encoded by the coding sequence ATGAATCTCGCAGTTGCAGCACTGATATCCGGCATAGCCTTGTGCGTGGGCCAGTACTTCATCTGGATGTACGCCCCCATTGAGGTTACCATGGGGCTGGTACAGAAAATATTCTACACCCACATGCCGCTTGCCGCCTGGGCCATGATCAGTTTTTTTGTGGTCTTTGTCTTCAGCGTGGCATACCTGCTCAAAAGAGATATAAAGTTTGATTACATGGCCGGAGCCGCCGCCGAGATCGGAGTTGTCTTCAGCGGTCTGGCCCTGATTACCGGTTCCCTGTGGGGCCGTGCGGCCTGGAATGTCTGGTGGACCTGGGATCCTCGGCTGACGACCACACTTATCATGTGGTTTGTTTATGCCGCTTATCTGGTGCTGCGCACCTCCCCCATGTCTGCCGAACGCCGTTCCCTGGTATGTGCCGTGCTTGGAGTCGTCGCGTTTGTCGATGTCCCTCTCGTTTTTTATTCCGCGAGACTCTGGAGAAGCGTGCATCCCAACGTGCTTGGTGCCAAGGGAGGCGGGATGGAGCCGGAAATGCTGACGACGCTGCTTGTGAATATCGCGGCGTTCGGCCTGTTCTGGCTTGTCCTTTTGGCGGTGCGTTACCGTCAGATCAGACTCAGCGGTCGTCTGGACGCCCGGATGGTCTGGGATAATGATTAA
- a CDS encoding CcmD family protein has translation MNNETYLLTANIIVWAVLAGYLAFIAFKGASMERRIRQMELLDNDK, from the coding sequence ATGAATAATGAAACCTACCTGCTTACCGCCAACATTATTGTTTGGGCTGTACTCGCCGGTTATCTGGCCTTCATCGCGTTCAAGGGTGCTTCCATGGAACGCCGCATCAGGCAGATGGAGTTGCTGGATAATGATAAATAA
- the guaA gene encoding glutamine-hydrolyzing GMP synthase, whose protein sequence is MQHDNKVIILDFGSQFTQLIARRIREAGVYSEIHPCNADPRKIKELRPGALILSGGPSSVLEKDSPQLDRSLLEMGVPVLGICYGMQLMTNDLGGRVVSSSDREYGRAEFCASGDCVLWDGIDDADKLTVWMSHGDRVEAIPEGFKVCGTTESIPFAAMANEEKKMYALQFHPEVAHTESGTTIINNFIFKIAGLQADWSMSSFVERSIEEMREKIGDNKVVLGLSGGIDSTVVAVLLHKAIGKRLHCIFVDNGLLRMHEREEVIGFLEEHFDLNVKCVDAARLFLDKLKGVEDPEKKRKIIGYTFIDVFNEEATALKDVKFLAQGTLYPDVIESESFKGPSAVIKSHHNVGGLPEDMDLDLVEPLRELFKDEVRKVAYELGLPEHIIWRQPFPGPGLAIRVLGDITDERLEILRQADKIVQHEMHATGWYRKVWQGFAVLLPLKTVGVMGDDRTYEHVIALRIVDSIDAMTADWSRIPNDILARMSNRIINEVKGVNRVVLDISSKPPATIEWE, encoded by the coding sequence ATGCAGCACGATAACAAAGTAATCATTCTGGATTTCGGGTCCCAGTTCACACAGCTGATTGCCCGCAGAATCCGTGAGGCGGGAGTGTATTCCGAAATTCACCCCTGCAACGCGGACCCTCGGAAAATCAAGGAACTCAGGCCCGGAGCGCTGATTCTGTCCGGCGGACCTTCGTCCGTACTGGAAAAGGATTCTCCGCAGCTTGACCGCTCTCTGCTGGAGATGGGCGTACCCGTACTCGGCATCTGCTACGGTATGCAGCTGATGACCAATGATCTGGGCGGAAGAGTTGTTTCCTCCTCTGATCGAGAATACGGTCGCGCTGAATTCTGTGCATCCGGTGACTGCGTTCTCTGGGACGGTATCGACGATGCCGACAAGCTCACCGTGTGGATGAGTCACGGAGACCGTGTGGAAGCAATTCCCGAAGGTTTCAAGGTCTGCGGTACTACCGAGTCCATTCCTTTTGCGGCCATGGCCAATGAGGAAAAGAAAATGTACGCTCTGCAGTTCCACCCGGAAGTTGCTCACACCGAGAGCGGTACGACAATCATAAACAACTTCATATTCAAAATAGCCGGACTGCAGGCCGACTGGTCCATGTCCTCCTTTGTGGAAAGAAGCATTGAAGAGATGCGTGAGAAGATCGGGGACAACAAGGTTGTTCTCGGACTTTCCGGCGGAATCGATTCCACGGTTGTTGCAGTTCTGCTGCATAAGGCCATCGGAAAAAGACTGCACTGCATCTTCGTGGATAACGGTCTGCTGCGCATGCACGAAAGGGAAGAAGTAATCGGATTTCTCGAAGAGCACTTCGACCTGAATGTGAAATGCGTGGACGCTGCAAGGCTGTTCCTTGATAAGCTTAAAGGTGTTGAGGATCCCGAGAAAAAACGCAAGATCATCGGCTACACGTTTATCGACGTGTTCAATGAGGAAGCCACTGCGCTCAAGGACGTCAAGTTTCTTGCTCAGGGAACCCTTTATCCCGATGTTATCGAGTCCGAATCATTCAAGGGCCCTTCCGCAGTAATCAAGTCCCACCACAATGTGGGCGGACTGCCCGAAGATATGGACCTCGACCTGGTCGAGCCCCTGCGTGAACTCTTCAAGGATGAGGTCCGCAAGGTCGCCTATGAACTGGGCCTTCCGGAACACATTATCTGGAGACAGCCTTTCCCCGGTCCGGGACTGGCTATCCGTGTTCTCGGCGACATTACCGATGAACGCCTTGAAATACTGCGTCAGGCAGATAAAATCGTACAGCACGAAATGCATGCAACCGGCTGGTACCGCAAGGTCTGGCAGGGATTTGCAGTGCTGCTGCCGCTTAAGACCGTCGGAGTCATGGGCGATGATCGTACCTATGAGCATGTCATTGCACTGCGCATAGTGGACAGCATCGATGCCATGACCGCGGACTGGAGCCGTATCCCCAATGATATCCTTGCCCGTATGTCCAACCGGATCATCAATGAGGTCAAGGGAGTCAACAGGGTTGTGCTGGATATCTCTTCCAAGCCGCCGGCAACCATTGAATGGGAATAG
- a CDS encoding tetratricopeptide repeat protein codes for MINNRTDMKGFSLSAGQKTIIWLLGASLVTVFIASLTYRMNHPGNKVEYQQEGGKGGMPGGMASVNEDAMKHVRELMARMRKDPDNMEIQLELANSFMMIRAYDRAKPFFDKVLTKEPDNVQALMGLGMCYYQAENFKEAAGAFDRIIALDPDDSMARFNTGIIKKYYLHEHEAAENEFRQIISNPKSPDDMKRRAEEELKKEPVQEQ; via the coding sequence ATGATAAATAACAGAACTGATATGAAAGGCTTTTCCCTGTCCGCCGGACAGAAAACCATCATCTGGCTCCTTGGAGCTTCACTTGTGACGGTTTTTATCGCTTCGCTGACCTACCGTATGAATCATCCCGGAAACAAGGTTGAATATCAGCAGGAAGGCGGGAAGGGCGGGATGCCCGGAGGCATGGCCTCTGTAAATGAGGATGCCATGAAGCATGTGCGGGAACTTATGGCCCGCATGCGCAAGGACCCGGATAATATGGAAATCCAGCTTGAGCTGGCCAATTCCTTTATGATGATCAGGGCTTATGATCGCGCAAAACCTTTCTTCGATAAGGTTCTGACCAAGGAACCGGACAACGTTCAGGCGCTCATGGGACTCGGGATGTGTTATTATCAGGCCGAGAATTTCAAGGAGGCTGCCGGAGCCTTTGACCGTATTATCGCACTTGATCCGGATGACTCCATGGCTCGGTTCAATACAGGGATAATCAAGAAATATTATCTCCATGAACATGAGGCCGCAGAGAATGAATTTCGTCAGATCATATCGAATCCGAAATCTCCGGATGACATGAAGAGAAGGGCGGAAGAAGAGCTTAAGAAAGAACCTGTTCAGGAACAGTGA
- a CDS encoding branched-chain amino acid ABC transporter substrate-binding protein, with the protein MKRSMLTLLVAFMLTIGSFGSAFAGGTIILGVPGAQSGDLASYGLPTVEAAKLVVKAINDAGGVNGMQVVISTQDDQCKPEFATNAAMKLLSDGATVILGHICSGATKAALPIYKDANLVCMSPSATNPALTLSGDYPNFFRTIASDDAQGALACKFATEKLGLKNIAIIHDKGDYGKGFAEWTKKYVEEAGVKVALFEGVTPGAVDYSAVVQKIKASGADGVIFGGYHPEASKIVIQMRKKKMTIPFLSDDGVKAQTFIDIAGDAAEGVYATGPQDITGNPMYKVALDQYKASHYGAEPGTFFFEAYSAAQALLKAIEFAQSTEYGKIVDALRNHEVETPVGKIKFDAKGDAIGVGFSVYQVKNGEYVEVK; encoded by the coding sequence ATGAAACGTTCTATGCTGACTCTGCTGGTAGCGTTTATGCTCACCATCGGTAGTTTCGGTTCCGCATTTGCGGGAGGTACAATTATTCTCGGTGTTCCGGGCGCTCAAAGCGGCGACCTCGCTTCCTACGGACTTCCCACTGTGGAAGCAGCAAAACTGGTTGTAAAAGCAATCAACGATGCCGGCGGAGTTAACGGAATGCAGGTTGTTATTTCTACTCAGGATGACCAGTGCAAACCCGAATTCGCCACCAACGCAGCCATGAAACTGCTGTCTGACGGCGCAACCGTTATCCTCGGCCACATATGCTCCGGCGCAACCAAGGCAGCTCTTCCCATCTACAAAGATGCCAACCTGGTCTGCATGTCTCCCTCGGCAACCAACCCCGCTCTTACTCTCAGCGGCGACTATCCCAACTTTTTCAGAACCATCGCATCCGATGATGCCCAGGGCGCTCTGGCCTGCAAGTTCGCTACCGAAAAACTCGGCCTCAAGAACATCGCCATCATTCACGACAAGGGTGACTACGGTAAGGGATTTGCCGAATGGACCAAGAAGTACGTTGAAGAAGCCGGTGTCAAAGTTGCACTTTTCGAAGGCGTAACCCCCGGCGCAGTTGATTACTCCGCAGTTGTCCAGAAAATCAAGGCTTCCGGTGCAGACGGCGTTATCTTCGGTGGTTATCATCCTGAAGCTTCCAAGATCGTAATCCAGATGCGCAAGAAAAAAATGACCATCCCCTTCCTTTCCGATGACGGCGTAAAGGCCCAGACTTTTATCGACATCGCCGGCGACGCAGCTGAAGGTGTATACGCAACCGGTCCTCAGGACATCACCGGCAACCCCATGTACAAGGTTGCTCTTGACCAGTACAAGGCTTCCCACTATGGCGCCGAGCCCGGAACATTCTTCTTTGAAGCATACTCCGCAGCCCAGGCTCTGCTGAAGGCCATTGAATTCGCTCAGTCCACCGAATACGGCAAGATTGTTGACGCTCTCCGCAATCATGAAGTTGAAACTCCCGTTGGTAAAATCAAGTTTGATGCCAAGGGTGATGCCATCGGTGTAGGTTTCTCCGTATACCAGGTCAAAAACGGCGAATACGTGGAAGTAAAGTAA
- a CDS encoding ABC transporter permease subunit yields the protein MEYFLELFFSGLTRGSIYALIALGYTMVYGIIELINFAHGEIYMIGAFVGLTVAGVLTSFGFPEVSIMILATMAAIVYAAAYGYTIEKIAYRPLRSAPRLSPLISAIGMSIFLQNYVMLAQTSDFLSFPSMIPEFGFLEKYASMVGSSDLVIIVVAAIVMVALNLFIKFTRMGKAMRATAQNRKMAMLVGINVDNVISATFVIGSSLAAVGGVLIASHIGQINFYIGFIAGIKAFTAAVLGGIGSVPGAVLGGLILGWTESFCTGYVSSDYEDVFAFALLVLILIFRPSGLLGKAPVQKV from the coding sequence ATGGAATATTTTCTGGAACTATTCTTCAGCGGTCTGACCAGAGGAAGCATATACGCGCTTATAGCCCTCGGTTACACCATGGTTTACGGCATTATCGAACTGATCAACTTCGCACACGGCGAAATATATATGATCGGGGCGTTTGTGGGGCTGACGGTAGCAGGGGTTCTGACCAGTTTCGGTTTTCCTGAAGTCTCTATCATGATTCTGGCCACGATGGCAGCGATAGTCTATGCTGCAGCATACGGGTATACTATTGAAAAAATAGCGTACCGTCCGCTGCGCTCCGCGCCGAGACTTTCGCCGCTTATTTCCGCCATCGGCATGTCAATATTTCTGCAGAATTACGTGATGCTTGCGCAGACTTCAGACTTTCTTTCCTTCCCCTCCATGATTCCCGAATTCGGTTTTCTCGAAAAATATGCGTCAATGGTCGGTTCATCCGACCTGGTAATCATCGTGGTGGCTGCAATTGTCATGGTGGCTCTTAACCTTTTCATCAAGTTCACGAGAATGGGCAAGGCGATGCGTGCTACAGCTCAGAACCGTAAAATGGCCATGCTTGTCGGCATCAATGTAGACAACGTCATTTCCGCCACTTTTGTCATCGGTTCTTCGCTGGCTGCAGTAGGGGGCGTGCTTATTGCTTCCCATATCGGTCAGATCAACTTTTACATTGGATTCATTGCGGGTATCAAAGCGTTCACCGCGGCTGTTCTGGGCGGTATCGGTTCCGTTCCCGGTGCCGTGCTCGGCGGATTGATTCTGGGATGGACCGAGAGTTTCTGCACCGGGTATGTATCCAGTGACTATGAGGATGTCTTCGCATTCGCTCTTCTGGTTCTCATCCTGATCTTCAGGCCGTCCGGGCTTCTCGGAAAGGCTCCTGTTCAGAAGGTTTAA
- a CDS encoding ABC transporter ATP-binding protein has translation MLKLKNVNTYYGNIQALRNINIEVEQGEIITLIGANGAGKTTTLMTISGVVPPRSGEVLYNGVPIHRKKPDNIVKMGISQVPEGRLIFPDLTIVENLDMGAFLRDDKAGIKEDMDHVFELFPILWERRRQAGGNLSGGEQQMLAISRALMARPKLLLLDEPSLGLAPLIIRQIFEIIKKINEESGTTVFLVEQNANLALKTAHRGYVMENGEITLSDSSENLLANEDIKKAYLGL, from the coding sequence ATGCTTAAGCTTAAGAACGTAAATACCTACTACGGAAACATTCAGGCCCTGCGCAATATCAATATCGAAGTCGAGCAGGGAGAGATCATAACTCTGATCGGTGCCAACGGAGCCGGGAAAACAACAACTCTCATGACCATAAGCGGGGTTGTGCCTCCAAGGTCAGGAGAGGTTTTGTACAACGGCGTGCCCATTCACAGGAAAAAACCAGACAATATCGTTAAGATGGGTATCTCGCAGGTCCCGGAAGGGCGCCTCATCTTTCCCGATCTGACTATTGTCGAAAATCTGGATATGGGCGCTTTCCTGCGTGATGACAAGGCCGGGATAAAGGAAGATATGGACCATGTCTTCGAACTGTTTCCCATCCTCTGGGAACGCCGCAGGCAGGCCGGTGGTAACCTTTCCGGCGGCGAACAGCAGATGCTGGCCATTTCAAGAGCGCTGATGGCTCGTCCCAAGCTTCTGCTGCTTGACGAACCTTCGCTTGGTCTTGCGCCGTTGATCATCAGACAGATTTTTGAAATAATTAAAAAAATTAATGAGGAGAGCGGGACCACCGTTTTTCTTGTAGAGCAGAATGCCAACCTGGCGCTGAAGACTGCGCACAGGGGTTATGTCATGGAAAACGGGGAGATTACGCTCTCCGACAGCAGCGAGAATCTGCTGGCGAACGAGGACATAAAGAAGGCGTACCTCGGACTCTAA